The genome window ggctcccgagtcactctgtctttgtcgttaagcctcaccattggttaaattaGAAATACCaatcagacacacttacccctggaggcgtccccaaagtgtcaccgcagtgatgcagcacgagttccctcaaaagggaactgtaacaatgtatcttaaaaggtaactcGATGTAACTTGAAATATGTACTTGAAATGtgtacttgaaatgtgtccccacatttagtccttgaatttgagggtattggacctggaaagtctttgaaaggtccttgaatttgaagttaactaaggtgtgggaaccctgacatatatatttcatatatgttGTCACAGGTGGTTAGAATGAAACAATGCAAAGTTACAGCTCGTATTCATTAATTTTTTCCAATTCATTTCTAAAATATCCCACCTCACAAGAATTTATTAAAAGTTGCATTTTTCTGTTTTATGAAAGGATAAAGGCTCTTGTTCAACTTCAGAAACAGAGACCGTTGACCCACAAACACACGAAATGGTAAGACACCATACCATTCTTCATTTGTACACCATCTCTGCCTTTGTTGGTTGTAAGTTTGTACTTTTCAAGAATGTCCTCAAGATTTACAATCGCAACAGTTGCTTGCAGGATTatggtttattataaaaaaattctctagttattttttttaaaacaaaaatgatcAGGGGTGTGAAAGGATTGTATGTTCTCGATCAACTTAATACACTTCTGTGGCATGTTGTAACAGACCCGTTTAGTTGTTGACAGGAATTTATGCACCTCAGTTTGGTCTGGAAACTTGTAAAATGGTATCATGCTTCAGGATATAGCAGCAGTTAATTTTATTGGCCTGCCCTAAATAAATTTTACCAAACTTCAGAAACAAGCACCAGCACGCACAAGATGAATATTGTTCATGATTGTGTAAGATCATCCAGAACAGGATTAGTTGTGTTGCTCATCACAAAACAAGAGGGACACAGCTACActtcattttgaataaaaatgtgttattaaccactcaaccaaatttgaatgatggaaaaaaggccaaaaataaaaaaaataataaaaattcttgtaaaaataggcagcattctctgctctcaagGTGGGGGCTCGTCtgcgctgaaaccacgcccaccgacGGGAAAGCTGCCATCTCTCTTAACTTTAAAATACAGCTACAACCTTAATGGCTGCTCATGATTTtgttacggtacattcacacggggtgtaagcgttaacgcttgacggaaggcttgtctgaagcgtggccaacagccaatcacagtggccacaACACATTCTCCGGTCTTCCATatacgtaattggctggctctgcctaggttatttgcataaggcgatctgattggctgacgaaCGCTTTGCCGcttaaaaagttgagaaatgttcaacttctgccacgagcaacggcactgacgtttttacaaaacagttcggcaatgcatgatgtcacccattgaaagtgaatgggaagcgttaacgcttacgccccgtgtgaatgtaccgttagggGCCATGCACAGTGACTCAAGTGCATTGTAGAGTCGTTGAAGAAAAACCTGTAACGATCTAACTCTGCAGTTCAGTACCACATAGTTTACAGTCTTTGTGGTGTGTTTCAGCGacacatttctaacatttataatgtgtttacaaACTATTTTCAAGAAATTTTCAAACTTAAACTAAAGGTTTATTATGGAGCCGTTCAgccaaaaaatggttctttgacaTTGTGTGGCACCTATTACTGCtacttaaaggtgacataacacgaaaaaatgactttatccatgtttaagtgctataattgggtctccagtgcttctatcaacctagaaaacatgaaaaagatcaacccagtaacttagttttggtaaaccattctctgcaaacatgtgaaaagtaggtcattgaaatgtagctccccttgtgatgtcagaaggggatcttatcaTAATAGTACCAcctcttaatctgcattatccaaccacggcactgccatttagtgcagagatcagctcatttgcattaaaaggGACACAGACAAAAACTGCACATtgttgctcacacctacaaaatggcaattttaacatgttataataaattatctatgaggtattttgagctaaaacttcacatacgtactctggggacaccaacgatttttttacattttaaaaaagccttgtgaaatgtcccctttaaagctgcTTACTGTATTAACATGTTAGGCTGTTGGCAAAGCAGACCACACAGAGAAAGCGAGCACAGTTGAAAAGCCACTCAACTTGTCAAGTGAAGAGGTATAGCAAAGAAACATTCAGTCATTCAATGATATATGCTTGCTTACTATATACTGTACTTGTATTATTGACTTGTTGCCTTTATATCCCACCAGGAGCATAACAGCATCTCTCAAAGCATGCAAATGACAACACAGGTGGACTGTAATCAGGTGACTTTAATAGACTAAATGAACAATGGACTGTATAGCCACTCATGTTTGATATTATTTACAAgattatatgtattgttcttatTGCAGAGGGATATTGATCAGGCTCTGGACAAGATGCACGATGACACCGAGTGTGAAATACCCAAAGAAGAGGAAAACCTTAAAGTAAGTGCCCATCTCTTCAATCAGATCACATTATCTGtgcgtttattattattttttatgcacATACAGGATAAAGGACAGAAGAAGAAACCCAGAAATCCCTTTATGCCCCAAGCTGCAGCAAAGGTAAAGAAGTAGCGTTCATGTTTCCTTTACAATAGGACAAGTGCTAGTCAATGACAACAGATGGTTTCCTTTCAGAGCAAAATAGTACAGAACAGGAATGGAAACCAAGAAAGTGGAAATGACATTGACTCTGAAGAGGTACTAAAATACTCTTACAGATaatttaatcaaaataaaacattttacccAGTTCCCACTCAAATATTAGTGTTATGTGTTAACTTATAGCAttgctttttgttttgtgtttttgatacACAACAGTCAAATTTGCCCCTTTCTTTCAGCGTCATGCAAAACAAAAGCACTCAACTTCCCTTTTATTCGACTCAAAGCGACTGCAATTTTGGAGTTTTTGGATTTGATTTTAACACGTTATTGTTCCATATTCCACAATCTCCTCTTGCAGAAGAACCTGACATTActttctgtttttaaattagACTGAAGACCATAGGAAGTCCCTCAATGAATGGCTGGATGAGTTTCGCTCACATGAATCTCAAAGGGATGATGAAGAGGTTGGCTATTGTAGAAAACATACAGTATTCAAGTAGCGCTTgcctttttaattttaattttattagttattctcaATCTATCTGTCATAGGATCTTAATGGCCTCATGGATTGGTGGAGCACTGTGGAACGTGAGTTGGTCCCACCATGTTGGCATCAGTTATTATATCCCGATATCCCAATCAGAAAGCTTAGTCTTCACATTATTACTCTTTTATGTCCAGCTTCACAGAAATGAAACCGTTACATCATAACATCTACAAATTTTTCCTCATTTAGAATGGGAGGACATGCCCAAAGGTGACAGCATGACAGAAAAAGAGGAAGCAGAGTAAGACACAATTCATTGGATGTATGTGTGTAACATGACCGCCGGAGAAATCTTGCCTGACCTGTTTCTGTTTATCAGGGCTTTTGCTTTAACAGCTGAGAAGGTGCAAAAGGGCATTCGTGTGTTTAACAAACTGTTCTCGGAACGAGCGGAGGGATTGTGGCAGCACGTGATCGACCTGCACGCAATTGCCGACGGCCTGGACCGCTTTAACAAGAAGACCAAGATCGCTCAGATCACCGGCGGCTCCACGAGCGCTTTGGGGGGCATTGCCACCATTACTGGCTTCGCCCTGGCACCTTTCACCATGGGAGCCTCACTAATCGTAACCGCAGTTGGCCTGGGGGTCGCCATGGCTGGTGCGCTGACGTCTGCCTCTGCCGGGATATCCAACACCGTCAACAACTCTATGGATCGCAAGAAAGTGGAGCGCATTGTGGAGGACTACCAGGAGAAGATGGCTGACCTCGACAAGTGCATGAAGTTCATCAAGCAAGGAATAACGAACCTGCGCAAGTTCAATCTGAACAAGATAAAGAAGCAAGCATATAATCGAGACTTTCCTGCTTTCGACAATCTCTACGAAGACGGCGCCATGGCGGGCAAAGCCGTTCTAAGCAGCGCCAATGAGATCATGCGCGTGATGCAGATCGCCAACGCTGCTGGAACGTCAGCGGTGCGAGCCGCGCAGATCGCTAGTATATCCACCGGTGTCCTTACCGGGCTCTTCGTTGGGATGGATATATACTTTGTGGCAAAAGACTCTCATGAGCTGAAAAACGGTGCCAAGTCTGAATTTGCCGCCAAGATTAGAGAGGTGGCAGAGCAGTTACAAGAGGGTTTGGTGGAACTTAACAGCATACGGGAAGAGCTGCAGTTTAGCAACACTGTGAAAGTTCCTCCTGAAAAACCCCTGCAAGCACCTCTGTAAACACTTCTCTTATTTAATTACTTCATCTACACCCATAATGGATACACAGATAAAAGGCATGCAAGCTGTCCTAATTTGGTACAGGTACCTTTGAGGTATCAATATGCACctaaagtgtactttttgaaagttaccacccaccccagtgacaacttttgtaccttcttgtacctttttatCTGAGAGTGCAAGCACATTCTGGGGACACCTAAGAATAATATTACATCTTGAAAAAATGCCATATTTGGTGACCTTGTTGTGACTTGTTAtggtacaaaatattttttatgtatccACTTTTTGCTGCTTTTATTAGGCTTAAAGAATATGCACTATTACAGTCTGTAGGTCACATGTGGTCGTGTCACACCCCACACGTGTACTTTCTCTATTTTGGGGTTTAATTGTGTTTATGttgctattttaaatactgatagagtatttttacatatattttatttttatttttttcatttattacataactttaacttatatatgaattgtaaaatattaaatgtaaaacatggTGTTGTCTTTCTTGTGTGTTTCCTATTTTTTAAACAGTCCCTATTTATTTGTTTACCTTAGGAAGTCAA of Misgurnus anguillicaudatus chromosome 2, ASM2758022v2, whole genome shotgun sequence contains these proteins:
- the apol1 gene encoding apolipoprotein L1 isoform X2; the protein is MDRELPEINDNVTHYTAVDKGSCSTSETETVDPQTHEMAVGKADHTEKASTVEKPLNLSSEEEHNSISQSMQMTTQRDIDQALDKMHDDTECEIPKEEENLKVSAHLFNQITLSVRLLLFFMHIQDKGQKKKPRNPFMPQAAAKSKIVQNRNGNQESGNDIDSEETEDHRKSLNEWLDEFRSHESQRDDEEDLNGLMDWWSTVEQWEDMPKGDSMTEKEEAEAFALTAEKVQKGIRVFNKLFSERAEGLWQHVIDLHAIADGLDRFNKKTKIAQITGGSTSALGGIATITGFALAPFTMGASLIVTAVGLGVAMAGALTSASAGISNTVNNSMDRKKVERIVEDYQEKMADLDKCMKFIKQGITNLRKFNLNKIKKQAYNRDFPAFDNLYEDGAMAGKAVLSSANEIMRVMQIANAAGTSAVRAAQIASISTGVLTGLFVGMDIYFVAKDSHELKNGAKSEFAAKIREVAEQLQEGLVELNSIREELQFSNTVKVPPEKPLQAPL
- the apol1 gene encoding apolipoprotein L1 isoform X5; translation: MDRELPEINDNVTHYTAVDKGSCSTSETETVDPQTHEMEHNSISQSMQMTTQVDCNQRDIDQALDKMHDDTECEIPKEEENLKVSAHLFNQITLSVRLLLFFMHIQDKGQKKKPRNPFMPQAAAKSKIVQNRNGNQESGNDIDSEETEDHRKSLNEWLDEFRSHESQRDDEEDLNGLMDWWSTVEQWEDMPKGDSMTEKEEAEAFALTAEKVQKGIRVFNKLFSERAEGLWQHVIDLHAIADGLDRFNKKTKIAQITGGSTSALGGIATITGFALAPFTMGASLIVTAVGLGVAMAGALTSASAGISNTVNNSMDRKKVERIVEDYQEKMADLDKCMKFIKQGITNLRKFNLNKIKKQAYNRDFPAFDNLYEDGAMAGKAVLSSANEIMRVMQIANAAGTSAVRAAQIASISTGVLTGLFVGMDIYFVAKDSHELKNGAKSEFAAKIREVAEQLQEGLVELNSIREELQFSNTVKVPPEKPLQAPL
- the apol1 gene encoding apolipoprotein L1 isoform X7, whose product is MDRELPEINDNVTHYTAVDKGSCSTSETETVDPQTHEMEHNSISQSMQMTTQRDIDQALDKMHDDTECEIPKEEENLKVSAHLFNQITLSVRLLLFFMHIQDKGQKKKPRNPFMPQAAAKSKIVQNRNGNQESGNDIDSEETEDHRKSLNEWLDEFRSHESQRDDEEDLNGLMDWWSTVEQWEDMPKGDSMTEKEEAEAFALTAEKVQKGIRVFNKLFSERAEGLWQHVIDLHAIADGLDRFNKKTKIAQITGGSTSALGGIATITGFALAPFTMGASLIVTAVGLGVAMAGALTSASAGISNTVNNSMDRKKVERIVEDYQEKMADLDKCMKFIKQGITNLRKFNLNKIKKQAYNRDFPAFDNLYEDGAMAGKAVLSSANEIMRVMQIANAAGTSAVRAAQIASISTGVLTGLFVGMDIYFVAKDSHELKNGAKSEFAAKIREVAEQLQEGLVELNSIREELQFSNTVKVPPEKPLQAPL
- the apol1 gene encoding apolipoprotein L1 isoform X3, with amino-acid sequence MDRELPEINDNVTHYTAVDKGSCSTSETETVDPQTHEMAVGKADHTEKASTVEKPLNLSSEEEHNSISQSMQMTTQALDKMHDDTECEIPKEEENLKVSAHLFNQITLSVRLLLFFMHIQDKGQKKKPRNPFMPQAAAKSKIVQNRNGNQESGNDIDSEETEDHRKSLNEWLDEFRSHESQRDDEEDLNGLMDWWSTVEQWEDMPKGDSMTEKEEAEAFALTAEKVQKGIRVFNKLFSERAEGLWQHVIDLHAIADGLDRFNKKTKIAQITGGSTSALGGIATITGFALAPFTMGASLIVTAVGLGVAMAGALTSASAGISNTVNNSMDRKKVERIVEDYQEKMADLDKCMKFIKQGITNLRKFNLNKIKKQAYNRDFPAFDNLYEDGAMAGKAVLSSANEIMRVMQIANAAGTSAVRAAQIASISTGVLTGLFVGMDIYFVAKDSHELKNGAKSEFAAKIREVAEQLQEGLVELNSIREELQFSNTVKVPPEKPLQAPL
- the apol1 gene encoding apolipoprotein L1 isoform X1, whose translation is MDRELPEINDNVTHYTAVDKGSCSTSETETVDPQTHEMAVGKADHTEKASTVEKPLNLSSEEEHNSISQSMQMTTQVDCNQRDIDQALDKMHDDTECEIPKEEENLKVSAHLFNQITLSVRLLLFFMHIQDKGQKKKPRNPFMPQAAAKSKIVQNRNGNQESGNDIDSEETEDHRKSLNEWLDEFRSHESQRDDEEDLNGLMDWWSTVEQWEDMPKGDSMTEKEEAEAFALTAEKVQKGIRVFNKLFSERAEGLWQHVIDLHAIADGLDRFNKKTKIAQITGGSTSALGGIATITGFALAPFTMGASLIVTAVGLGVAMAGALTSASAGISNTVNNSMDRKKVERIVEDYQEKMADLDKCMKFIKQGITNLRKFNLNKIKKQAYNRDFPAFDNLYEDGAMAGKAVLSSANEIMRVMQIANAAGTSAVRAAQIASISTGVLTGLFVGMDIYFVAKDSHELKNGAKSEFAAKIREVAEQLQEGLVELNSIREELQFSNTVKVPPEKPLQAPL
- the apol1 gene encoding apolipoprotein L1 isoform X9, coding for MDRELPEINDNVTHYTAVDKGSCSTSETETVDPQTHEMEHNSISQSMQMTTQRDIDQALDKMHDDTECEIPKEEENLKDKGQKKKPRNPFMPQAAAKSKIVQNRNGNQESGNDIDSEETEDHRKSLNEWLDEFRSHESQRDDEEDLNGLMDWWSTVEQWEDMPKGDSMTEKEEAEAFALTAEKVQKGIRVFNKLFSERAEGLWQHVIDLHAIADGLDRFNKKTKIAQITGGSTSALGGIATITGFALAPFTMGASLIVTAVGLGVAMAGALTSASAGISNTVNNSMDRKKVERIVEDYQEKMADLDKCMKFIKQGITNLRKFNLNKIKKQAYNRDFPAFDNLYEDGAMAGKAVLSSANEIMRVMQIANAAGTSAVRAAQIASISTGVLTGLFVGMDIYFVAKDSHELKNGAKSEFAAKIREVAEQLQEGLVELNSIREELQFSNTVKVPPEKPLQAPL
- the apol1 gene encoding apolipoprotein L1 isoform X8; translated protein: MDRELPEINDNVTHYTAVDKGSCSTSETETVDPQTHEMAVGKADHTEKASTVEKPLNLSSEEEHNSISQSMQMTTQALDKMHDDTECEIPKEEENLKDKGQKKKPRNPFMPQAAAKSKIVQNRNGNQESGNDIDSEETEDHRKSLNEWLDEFRSHESQRDDEEDLNGLMDWWSTVEQWEDMPKGDSMTEKEEAEAFALTAEKVQKGIRVFNKLFSERAEGLWQHVIDLHAIADGLDRFNKKTKIAQITGGSTSALGGIATITGFALAPFTMGASLIVTAVGLGVAMAGALTSASAGISNTVNNSMDRKKVERIVEDYQEKMADLDKCMKFIKQGITNLRKFNLNKIKKQAYNRDFPAFDNLYEDGAMAGKAVLSSANEIMRVMQIANAAGTSAVRAAQIASISTGVLTGLFVGMDIYFVAKDSHELKNGAKSEFAAKIREVAEQLQEGLVELNSIREELQFSNTVKVPPEKPLQAPL
- the apol1 gene encoding apolipoprotein L1 isoform X4, whose protein sequence is MDRELPEINDNVTHYTAVDKGSCSTSETETVDPQTHEMAVGKADHTEKASTVEKPLNLSSEEEHNSISQSMQMTTQVDCNQRDIDQALDKMHDDTECEIPKEEENLKDKGQKKKPRNPFMPQAAAKSKIVQNRNGNQESGNDIDSEETEDHRKSLNEWLDEFRSHESQRDDEEDLNGLMDWWSTVEQWEDMPKGDSMTEKEEAEAFALTAEKVQKGIRVFNKLFSERAEGLWQHVIDLHAIADGLDRFNKKTKIAQITGGSTSALGGIATITGFALAPFTMGASLIVTAVGLGVAMAGALTSASAGISNTVNNSMDRKKVERIVEDYQEKMADLDKCMKFIKQGITNLRKFNLNKIKKQAYNRDFPAFDNLYEDGAMAGKAVLSSANEIMRVMQIANAAGTSAVRAAQIASISTGVLTGLFVGMDIYFVAKDSHELKNGAKSEFAAKIREVAEQLQEGLVELNSIREELQFSNTVKVPPEKPLQAPL
- the apol1 gene encoding apolipoprotein L1 isoform X6: MDRELPEINDNVTHYTAVDKGSCSTSETETVDPQTHEMAVGKADHTEKASTVEKPLNLSSEEEHNSISQSMQMTTQRDIDQALDKMHDDTECEIPKEEENLKDKGQKKKPRNPFMPQAAAKSKIVQNRNGNQESGNDIDSEETEDHRKSLNEWLDEFRSHESQRDDEEDLNGLMDWWSTVEQWEDMPKGDSMTEKEEAEAFALTAEKVQKGIRVFNKLFSERAEGLWQHVIDLHAIADGLDRFNKKTKIAQITGGSTSALGGIATITGFALAPFTMGASLIVTAVGLGVAMAGALTSASAGISNTVNNSMDRKKVERIVEDYQEKMADLDKCMKFIKQGITNLRKFNLNKIKKQAYNRDFPAFDNLYEDGAMAGKAVLSSANEIMRVMQIANAAGTSAVRAAQIASISTGVLTGLFVGMDIYFVAKDSHELKNGAKSEFAAKIREVAEQLQEGLVELNSIREELQFSNTVKVPPEKPLQAPL